A section of the Oryzias latipes chromosome 10, ASM223467v1 genome encodes:
- the LOC111948074 gene encoding uncharacterized protein LOC111948074 isoform X2: MLFLTEWANTMRPVAKVLDILQAETNTQLGWLLPSVHQLSLKLQRLHHSLRYCDPLVDALQQGIQTRFKHMFEDPEIIAAAILLPKFRTSWTNDETIIKRGMDYIRVHLEPLDHKKELANSSSDDEDFFASLKPTTHEASKELDGYLACVSDTRESLLTFPAICSLSIKTNTPLPASAACERLFSTAGLLFSPKRARLDTNNFENQLLLKLNLRFYNFE, from the exons CGTCCAGTTGCAAAAGTACTCGACATCTTGCAAGCGGAAACGAATACACAGCTGGGGTGGCTGCTGCCTAGTGTCCATCAGTTAAGCTTGAAACTTCAGCGACTCCACCATTCTCTCAGGTACTGTGACCCACTTGTGGATGCCCTACAACAAGGAATCCAAACACGATTCAAGCATATGTTTGAAGATCCTGAGATCATAGCAGCTGCCATCCTTCTCCCTAAATTTCGGACCTCTTGGACAAATGATGAAACCATCATAAAACGAG GCATGGACTACATCAGAGTGCATCTGGAGCCTTTGGACCACAAGAAGGAATTGGCCAACAGTTCATCTGATGATGAAGATTTTTTCGCTTCTTTGAAACCGACAACACATGAAGCCAGCAAAGAGTTGGATGGATATCTGGCCTGTGTTTCAGACACCAGGGAGTCTCTGCTCACGTTTCCTGCTATTTGCAGCCTCTCTATCAAGACTAATACACCTCTTCCCGCATCGGCTGCCTGTGAGAGGCTTTTCAGCACTGCAGGATTGCTTTTCAGCCCCAAAAGAGCTAGGCTTGACACTAACAATTTTGAGAATCAGCTTCTACTGAAGTTAAATCTGAGGTTTTACAACTTTGAGTAG
- the LOC111948074 gene encoding uncharacterized protein LOC111948074 isoform X1: MFNPAEMLFLTEWANTMRPVAKVLDILQAETNTQLGWLLPSVHQLSLKLQRLHHSLRYCDPLVDALQQGIQTRFKHMFEDPEIIAAAILLPKFRTSWTNDETIIKRGMDYIRVHLEPLDHKKELANSSSDDEDFFASLKPTTHEASKELDGYLACVSDTRESLLTFPAICSLSIKTNTPLPASAACERLFSTAGLLFSPKRARLDTNNFENQLLLKLNLRFYNFE, translated from the exons CGTCCAGTTGCAAAAGTACTCGACATCTTGCAAGCGGAAACGAATACACAGCTGGGGTGGCTGCTGCCTAGTGTCCATCAGTTAAGCTTGAAACTTCAGCGACTCCACCATTCTCTCAGGTACTGTGACCCACTTGTGGATGCCCTACAACAAGGAATCCAAACACGATTCAAGCATATGTTTGAAGATCCTGAGATCATAGCAGCTGCCATCCTTCTCCCTAAATTTCGGACCTCTTGGACAAATGATGAAACCATCATAAAACGAG GCATGGACTACATCAGAGTGCATCTGGAGCCTTTGGACCACAAGAAGGAATTGGCCAACAGTTCATCTGATGATGAAGATTTTTTCGCTTCTTTGAAACCGACAACACATGAAGCCAGCAAAGAGTTGGATGGATATCTGGCCTGTGTTTCAGACACCAGGGAGTCTCTGCTCACGTTTCCTGCTATTTGCAGCCTCTCTATCAAGACTAATACACCTCTTCCCGCATCGGCTGCCTGTGAGAGGCTTTTCAGCACTGCAGGATTGCTTTTCAGCCCCAAAAGAGCTAGGCTTGACACTAACAATTTTGAGAATCAGCTTCTACTGAAGTTAAATCTGAGGTTTTACAACTTTGAGTAG